A part of Pararhizobium sp. A13 genomic DNA contains:
- the cobA gene encoding uroporphyrinogen-III C-methyltransferase translates to MTEALFSGLPELAPGSVWLVGAGPGDPGLLTLHAVNALRQADVIVHDALVNSDCLAMAKTGAVLEFAGKRGGKPSPKQRDISLRLVELARQGKRVLRLKGGDPFVFGRGGEEALTLVEHGIPFRIVPGITAGIGGLAYAGIPVTHREVNHAVTFLTGHDSSGVVPDRINWEGIAKGSPVIVMYMAMKHIGQITANLISAGRSPKEPVAFVCNAATPEQTVLETTLAHAEADVAAAGVEPPAIVVVGEVVRLRSALDWLGALEGRVLNADPLSSRAFKDPA, encoded by the coding sequence ATGACGGAAGCGCTGTTTTCCGGTCTGCCCGAGCTTGCGCCGGGCTCTGTCTGGCTCGTCGGCGCAGGTCCGGGCGATCCCGGCCTTCTGACTTTGCATGCGGTCAACGCTCTTCGCCAGGCTGACGTCATCGTCCACGATGCGCTGGTCAATTCCGATTGCCTGGCGATGGCAAAGACCGGCGCGGTGCTGGAGTTTGCGGGCAAGCGCGGTGGCAAGCCGTCGCCGAAGCAGCGGGACATTTCCCTGCGTCTGGTCGAACTGGCGCGCCAGGGCAAGCGGGTTCTGCGGCTGAAGGGCGGCGATCCCTTCGTCTTCGGTCGTGGCGGCGAGGAGGCTCTGACGCTGGTCGAACACGGCATCCCGTTCCGCATCGTACCGGGTATCACGGCCGGTATCGGCGGGCTTGCCTATGCCGGCATTCCGGTCACGCACCGCGAGGTCAATCACGCCGTGACCTTCTTGACCGGCCATGATTCATCCGGCGTCGTTCCCGACCGCATCAACTGGGAGGGCATTGCCAAGGGATCGCCGGTCATCGTCATGTACATGGCGATGAAGCATATCGGCCAGATCACGGCCAACCTGATCTCCGCCGGCCGCTCGCCGAAGGAGCCGGTTGCCTTCGTCTGCAACGCTGCGACGCCTGAGCAGACCGTGCTGGAAACGACGCTAGCGCACGCCGAGGCGGATGTCGCCGCCGCTGGGGTCGAGCCGCCGGCCATCGTCGTCGTCGGCGAAGTCGTGCGCCTGCGCTCCGCGCTCGATTGGCTGGGGGCCCTTGAAGGTCGTGTTCTCAATGCTGATCCGTTGTCGAGCCGCGCCTTCAAGGACCCGGCATGA
- a CDS encoding cobalamin biosynthesis protein, with protein MYVNTGNQATPFVLGLGCERGTPTDELIRLAEEALTAAKVDRRALACVASLDARAAEPAMIAAAAHFCVPFRVFDAETLEAETARLKNRSEIVFALTGCHGVAEAAALAAAGQSSALIVPKIKSAHATAAIAGGVFIESIEDVVANCEQNSSASLHSDSAWTTRAAAEMAS; from the coding sequence ATGTACGTGAATACCGGCAATCAGGCCACGCCTTTCGTTCTCGGCCTTGGCTGCGAGCGTGGTACGCCCACGGACGAACTGATCCGGCTGGCGGAAGAAGCGTTGACGGCCGCCAAGGTTGATCGCCGCGCGCTCGCCTGTGTTGCGTCGCTTGATGCCCGCGCGGCCGAACCGGCGATGATCGCTGCCGCTGCGCATTTCTGTGTGCCGTTCCGGGTCTTCGACGCCGAGACGCTGGAAGCCGAAACCGCGCGGCTGAAAAATCGCTCCGAAATCGTCTTCGCGCTCACCGGTTGCCATGGCGTAGCGGAAGCAGCGGCGTTGGCTGCAGCCGGACAGTCGAGCGCTCTGATCGTGCCGAAGATCAAGTCCGCCCATGCAACGGCAGCGATCGCCGGCGGTGTATTTATCGAATCGATTGAGGATGTTGTCGCGAATTGCGAACAAAACAGTTCGGCATCGTTACACTCTGATTCAGCGTGGACGACGCGTGCCGCAGCGGAGATGGCGTCATGA